From Camelus dromedarius isolate mCamDro1 chromosome 2, mCamDro1.pat, whole genome shotgun sequence, one genomic window encodes:
- the NAA50 gene encoding N-alpha-acetyltransferase 50 isoform X1, whose protein sequence is MKGSRIELGDVTPHNIKQLKRLNQVIFPVSYNDKFYKDVLEVGELAKLAYFNDIAVGAVCCRVDHSQNQKRLYIMTLGCLAPYRRLGIGTKMLNHVLNICEKDGTFDNIYLHVQISNESAIDFYRKFGFEIIETKKNYYKRIEPADAHVLQKNLKVPSGQNADVQKTDN, encoded by the exons TAGCCGGATCGAGCTGGGAGATGTGACACCACACAATATTAAACAGTTGAAGAGATTAAACCAGGTCATCTTTCCAGTCAGCTACAATGACAAGTTCTACAAAGATGTGCTGGAGGTTGGCGAGCTAGCAAAACTTG CCTATTTCAATGACATTGCAGTAGGTGCAGTATGCTGTAGGGTGGATCATTCACAGAACCAGAAGAGACTTTACATCATGACGCTAGGATGTCTGGCACCATACCGAAGGCTAGGAATAG GAACTAAAATGTTAAATCATGTCTTAAACATCTGTGAAAAAGATGGCACTTTTGACAACATCTATCT GCATGTCCAGATCAGCAATGAGTCTGCAATTGACTTCTACAGGAAGTTTGGCTTTGAGATTATTGAGACAAAGAAGAACTACTATAAGAGAATAGAGCCTGCAGATGCTCATGTGCTGCAGAAAAACCTCAAAGTCCCTTCTGGCCAGAACGCAGATGTGCAAAAGACAGACAACTGA
- the NAA50 gene encoding N-alpha-acetyltransferase 50 isoform X2, which produces MKGRIELGDVTPHNIKQLKRLNQVIFPVSYNDKFYKDVLEVGELAKLAYFNDIAVGAVCCRVDHSQNQKRLYIMTLGCLAPYRRLGIGTKMLNHVLNICEKDGTFDNIYLHVQISNESAIDFYRKFGFEIIETKKNYYKRIEPADAHVLQKNLKVPSGQNADVQKTDN; this is translated from the exons CCGGATCGAGCTGGGAGATGTGACACCACACAATATTAAACAGTTGAAGAGATTAAACCAGGTCATCTTTCCAGTCAGCTACAATGACAAGTTCTACAAAGATGTGCTGGAGGTTGGCGAGCTAGCAAAACTTG CCTATTTCAATGACATTGCAGTAGGTGCAGTATGCTGTAGGGTGGATCATTCACAGAACCAGAAGAGACTTTACATCATGACGCTAGGATGTCTGGCACCATACCGAAGGCTAGGAATAG GAACTAAAATGTTAAATCATGTCTTAAACATCTGTGAAAAAGATGGCACTTTTGACAACATCTATCT GCATGTCCAGATCAGCAATGAGTCTGCAATTGACTTCTACAGGAAGTTTGGCTTTGAGATTATTGAGACAAAGAAGAACTACTATAAGAGAATAGAGCCTGCAGATGCTCATGTGCTGCAGAAAAACCTCAAAGTCCCTTCTGGCCAGAACGCAGATGTGCAAAAGACAGACAACTGA